The following proteins are encoded in a genomic region of Pectinophora gossypiella unplaced genomic scaffold, ilPecGoss1.1 Pgos_52, whole genome shotgun sequence:
- the LOC126381430 gene encoding uncharacterized protein LOC126381430 → MTGTRKPMKIMKIAGKELSALIDTGSDVNLMSWQCYKSLTGCKYDDCDVVLTGLGSTRIRALGQIITSVSVDDVCYRDITFYIVQNNAIPCSVIIGQQFLQHTVMVMDGSDVYFMLENENWLQCVACVVSDFDIIGREVSPGVQRAVGELVTSYQPVKTREAPIKLKLHLKDDIPVAQRPRRVALKEQIEIDAQVKQWLQDGIIRQRMNNKRCSGWNEC, encoded by the exons ATGACGGGTACAAGAAAAcctatgaaaataatgaaaattgctGGTAAGGAACTGAGTGCGCTTATTGATACCGGCAGTGATGTTAATCTAATGTCGTGGCAGTGCTATAAAAGCTTAACTGGGTGCAAATACGATGACTGTGACGTGGTGTTGACGGGACTCGGCTCGACGAGAATTCGTGCGCTTGGGCAAATAATAACATCAGTGTCTGTGGACGACGTCTGTTATAGAGACATTACGTTTTATATAGTGCAAAATAACGCTATACCTTGTTCTGTTATCATTGGGCAACAATTTTTACAGCACACAGTTATGGTAATGGATGGCTCGgatgtatattttatgcttgAAAACGAAAATTGGTTGCAATGTGTTGcatgtgttgtgtctgattTTGACATTATAGGACGTGAGGTGTCGCCGGGAGTGCAGCGAGCAGTGGGTGAGTTGGTGACGTCATATCAACCGGTAAAGACGAGGGAAGCTCCCATCAAGCTCAAACTACACCTGAAAGATGATATCCCTGTAGCGCAGCGACCGCGTCGTGTGGCGTTAAAGGAACAGATTGAAATTGATGCTCAAGTAAAACAGTGGTTACAGGATGGAATTATCCGC CAGAGGATGAACAACAAGCGGTGCAGCGGTTGGAACGAGTGTTGA